The sequence TGGTATACTTTTTGCATGCGCATATGCGAAATAATTCATATATTAGTCAGTATTACACACTGTAAAAATTTCATAACACAAATTGTAAATAAATGGACTAAGTCAAGCAAACTACACAGAGGAAGGTTAatttgcttactttgaagaCTCTTTAGACTCGTGTGTAGCAACATCTGTTGATGTAACTACTTAATAGTTacctctgcactagaacgctatcTATTGCTAGCTGctagagtgagaaaagagctgcaaagccaCACTGTGAGCTAGCAGCCATTAATAATTACTGACTTTGAACTTTTGACATAAAATTaaatttttttagcaacatttcccactcttttcaCATTATAGTATAATGTGCACAGTACGTGTATTCGTAATAATAGCCTGAAGTGctagtactgcatgtacatgtagcttcatttcctacaccgaggcatcagcacctgcggtggtgctttcatttatagAGCTTGAGTGTAACTTCCTAAGTGTCGAGTATAAGTTTAATGctttcagcaatgacttcttgtcaAACCTAAAAAGCAAGACCGATTGTAGATATATATACTTGGCACAGTTAAACAGCATCGTCCATTTCTTGCATTGCCTGGTCCATAACCACAGGAGACCCataggaacacatcatgcctttccaaTAACATCCGTAGGGTGTCGTCAAGCTACTTATCTCTAAGAACTAACTGACTTGGCTGGACACAAGAAACCAAAGCAGATCCTTTTTGTCTAGTGCACGTATATTAATACCACACACTACTGATATTATGCCCACCCAAATTGCATGCTATAAAGCAGCTACAGTGGGATGGGCTTAATCGAAAACAGCAGTTTTGTCTTGGAATTAAGCCCGCCCAGGTGTTTGTCTCGAAATTACGCCTACTCATTAATAAACTAAGTATTTTCTGTCTGTGTCTGAGGGCTGGCTCTTgaaatacaatgaatacatcAATAATATAGTAATGCATAGGCAAAGTATAGCTAGGTATAAAGAAAGTATACAAGTCAAGATTCTGCATCAGAAGGCTGTTCCTTGTCACTGCCAGAGAAGATTGTCCTTATACTTGCAAATAGAATCTATATCTACAATGTAGCTGTATTTAGAGCTAACCAGCTTACACAAGAAACTGCTAAACCTTTTCTTGACAACTGCTCAATGCACTTCCTGGTGGGCGTATTCTTGAGGCAAATTAAATTTGCCAGgcaggaactttcactcaaaagtggggGTGTGAGTAATTTTGgacgtgggcgtaatctcaGTAGAGTACGGTGATTATGATTATATATTGTTAaggttgcctgcttgcctaGCTCGCTCACTTTCTGATGCAGcgagctaagaagcttaaagaCTCGCCATAGGGACATCCAGTTAGCTGGTGGGGCTcaaaaatgactgcattataatcACATTCTCAAATATGAgtgtatagagctctgctattgatcCTATTGGCACAtacgctaataatccagtttccaCAGTAGTTGTCTTATCCTTTTCACCAAATGCAAAATTTAAAGTGATGTGTTCTCTAGCTCAGCTACATAGCATGCACACAGTAGTTTACTATCAACTACGCAACCAGTTATAAATTTGTGTTTAGTCACTGTCTCagattataatacatgtatattgctCAACTGCAACCACTAAATTTCTTGAAATCTTGGAAGCTGTGTATCTTTTTGGGGTTCTTTCTGAGTACATTGATCATCTGCCCATCGTTTAAGCCGCAAGACTTCTTGATACTTCTCAGAGCAATGGCCACATTCCCCTCAATAGTATAGTCAGTTGTTGAGGTGCCATAAAAAAAGTTATTGCACGAGTTGGCCCAAAATTCTGCCCAACCCTCATTGAAAGCGTAACCAAGGTTGGACtttgtgctgcatgtgtggtgCCTCAGATAGTTGAACCTTACCACGTCATACAAGAAGTGCACAAGGTTTCCATCCTGCACGGATTACAAACTGTATTTCACAATGTTTTTATGCTTTCTATACTACTGTCTAAAACTAAAGTAGCTAGGCTAGCTGCACagtgtgcacatgtatattCTAACACTCACCAGGGTGTGTCTGACCGTGTGACCCAGCTCATGTATTGCTGTTGCAACACTTACAAAGTAGCCTTTTGGAATGTTGACTCTTGACCTAATAGCATATGGGGTTCCTCCGTGAATTAAGACTTGGGTACGAACATCCAGGGTTTTGTATGGGACCGTCATTCCTGTTCGTGCGTAATAGTCCTCCATAGCGGCATAAAATTGCACGTATGCTCTGCAATGATCATCAGCAATCACAATGCCCCCGAAATTAAGGTTTTGCTTGTACTTTTTCCTCTTTGTGGTGTATTTTCTTGTAATTCCAGCGAGTCCGTTTACCTCCATTTGTCCGTACTTACCTTGATATTCGTACACAATTTGAATAACAATAGGATCTGGTTCGCCAACAACATTCTTAACTGATTCTGCTATGTAAAAACTGCCATCTGTGCTTGAACGAGTCTCGTCAATTTTGTTATACAGTATGCGATCATGAAATAGCAGCTTAACAACCACTCTTTTCAGGGGCTGAATGGATCCATCAGTCATTCGACAAGATACGATTCCAAAAGCATTTGCAATGTTCTTGTTACCAGCTGCTGTGATGCACAGTAGAGCCAGCAATATGAACCAGCTAGAGTAAAACACAGCACACCTTGTCATTTTGAAATGTTGTTGGCAGATTTCTCAATGAGAAGACGGCATTCGTACTTGCTGTTTTGATGTACAAAGATCAACTGAAGGCTATATCTGATTGTACTTACTAACTTATAAGGAAAGACTCAAGACTGTGTTCGTTAATTATCATAATGTACGATCAGTTTCATCATCAATGTAAACTGTTATTTTGACCCAGTTCAAAATAAAGGTTTCTATGATTATAAGTAATGTTGTTAATGCAAATACCTATgtttgtatatatagttacattgtacatgtacttagttTGATTCCTATTTGCTTCAGTTTCCCAAAATAATTCATGTCTGAGAATCCCCCTTACGTTTAATTAGTCTCATACTCATTCATGTGAAACTCTCGAGTCCAGAATACCCaccacacaaaattaatgtcaatcAGTCCTTGTTTCCCTGTAGTTGCCTGAGGCTATTGGCAATAATTAATGTGTATCCAGATGAGGTCACCAGAGCTTTAAATGACTCAGCCCAGAGGCAAATCCTGTTTGATTGTCACACCTTGCTTGTACAGTCCTCTCAGCATCAGCGATgagcccataattatgtacatgtataatatgtagtcactacatgtaggttgcagccaacgtgcaaaatcaagcttcttagcttttgctcgtaaCTTGTCGTGTggaggctatctatgctgtagaAACTTTTCGTGTATCCCCAAACCCGAAAATGTTCCCTTCTCTCAAACAATGCTTTCCCTTTCTTGGTAGGAATTGTTGGCTTGTTGTGGTGGAAGTGAAGTACTTGTTTGAGTAGATGCAAACACCCTCAAGAAGTAAaaatttgtgtttgtgtgacaGTGTGTGGATTAGATCAAGGAAGTTTGTGAGCAGTCTTCTGAGAAAGGAGCTGAGCTACATGTGCATTAATTACAGTAACATGGAACAAAATATTGTATATAGTTAAATGTTACTTCGTAGTAGCTATTgtctagtacatgtatcttaATCATCTTGATCTTAGCACATGACTCCCCCTACTCAATCATtgttttgatataattatcgcTGGTTTCCCCCAAAAAGTTCTGCTCTGTTGTAATAATTAACCATTAGATAAAGTAATGCAACATCTCCAAAGCTATGAGTGTTGGTGGTCATAATTGATTATAGACTTCCCAATAAACTGACACTGCTACCTGATAACATCTTCATTGCAATAAGCAAATTTGGAAAAGCAATGGATTTTGGGGAAATAGTCCTACAATAAATGAAAAACAGGACTGGTCTTCGTGATACATGTATGAAATGAGAACAAAAGTTAGTAGATCTGCAAAAATGTTGGGGAAAGCTGCTTAGATGTTATGCAATTTTCCATTATACGTTcacaacacgcacacacacacacacagcaagaCACGGATTTTCTTGAGTCCCTGTTCAAAGAGCTCACTGAAGAGAGTACTACGGCCGAGAGGTACAGAGAGTTAGCAGAGCTGCTGAGAGAGGTCAACAATTTTGCACTTGTTGCAAAACTCCCAAAAAACAAGCTCTATACTTGGTCCGGATTCATGAAAGCTATAGAAGGAATGTTGGTAAGCTACTGTGCAGCTTGGCTGTGTAGCCTGTTATTTTTCCACATAGTCGGCAACAGCTAATTATTTAATACCAGCACATTAATGTACTTAattcaagtacatgtacagcgtGGTCTGAAGATGATATTCGTCCATGTAATTGTTCtgtaatgtacatgtcatCAGGAGTGCATTTTAGCCCCTGTGTATTCCTTAGCACATTTGCATGATGTTGTGGTGGTTTCCATTCTGTTGATACAGTCATCTGAAGACAGTGTGGTGGTTCCCTTGGCGATAGATATTCTTCAGTCAGTCACCAGCTACAATTGTTCCATAACTTGGGACCACATGCTCCAAACTACAGACTCCAATTCTGAGGTAATTCCCATTCAGTCTAATATCGAAGGGAAAATCAAGTGGAAGTATGAATATTAGACAACATAAGTATGTATTTAGCGAGTACAATTTACCCTCCATGTCCATGAATGGGAACGGTCCACTTTTATTTCCACAGGACACTCACCTGCTAAACATTGTCATTAGCCTTTTGGTGGATGGAGAATTTTCAGGTAAATCTGATCACCAGTAGTAGCTCggttatatgtacatgcatgcaagtctTCCCCTGCCATGTTTTTGGTTACAATTATATAACACGTACAATGCCTTACGATGAGCCGCCTGTAGTTTGAGTGTGCActgttactacatgtacatgtacatgtaagcacaATGTACtattccataattattgtagaaaaTGATGTTCAGCTGGTAGGCCTCATTCAGAGCATAATCACCCCCGACAACCTTGGATCTGAAGCGGATGGAGATACTGAAGCAACGACTACAGCATCAGCAGTAAGTCACTTCATTAGCATTCAGTATGCAGCCAATGCACATGACACATGATATTGTACAATGTTTGTATCACATATCTTAAAAACATgtctgtataaattatatacagcatTTCAGTTCTTTTAATTCTAGtagatcatgtacatgtataccacaTTTGTCCTTTAATCATAATGATTGTCCCAGACTGCAGTGGAGAAGTCGTTGTTTTTGAAGAACTTTTACTCTCACAGCATGCATCGTCTCATGGCTCCTCTCATGGCCCAGACTGCCTCGAATAAAATCAGCAAAGGTATATGCCTTATTAAATCTCTCGCAGAGAGGGGGGGTACCCTTACCCTTGATCATTAAGGTTAGGGTATTTGTTTCGCCCCTGCGATATTTTTGGAGTATGAATATCGACGCAAGAAAACTCCAACTTGTCTGATGCTCCACTAAAAACATAGGGATAAATTTTAGCATGGATAAACCCTGGAATCTTCAAGTGAGGGCTCTATCCAATTAAATAAAGGTAGGGGCAGCCGGGCAGGGCCAGACGAAAAGAAAAGTCAAGTCAAGCCAGTCTGAGTTAGCTCTCTGTTCGTTTGTATTTTTAGATACTTAACCATATACTCCTATCATTTACTTGCCCATATGAACTTTTACTGGA is a genomic window of Halichondria panicea chromosome 15, odHalPani1.1, whole genome shotgun sequence containing:
- the LOC135349030 gene encoding uncharacterized protein LOC135349030 codes for the protein MTRCAVFYSSWFILLALLCITAAGNKNIANAFGIVSCRMTDGSIQPLKRVVVKLLFHDRILYNKIDETRSSTDGSFYIAESVKNVVGEPDPIVIQIVYEYQGKYGQMEVNGLAGITRKYTTKRKKYKQNLNFGGIVIADDHCRAYVQFYAAMEDYYARTGMTVPYKTLDVRTQVLIHGGTPYAIRSRVNIPKGYFVSVATAIHELGHTVRHTLDGNLVHFLYDVVRFNYLRHHTCSTKSNLGYAFNEGWAEFWANSCNNFFYGTSTTDYTIEGNVAIALRSIKKSCGLNDGQMINVLRKNPKKIHSFQDFKKFSGCS